The Brasilonema sennae CENA114 genome includes a region encoding these proteins:
- a CDS encoding RrF2 family transcriptional regulator, protein MELSCKSEYAILALIELATHYQSGEPLQIRQIATQQNIPDRYLEQLLATLRRGGILKSQRGSKGGYLLAREPWKITLFEILNCLEGLDVGIGEEDINPKTLDSGVVEEIWQEARVAANAVLQKYTLAELCEKRDSRRQLDIMYYI, encoded by the coding sequence GTGGAACTATCTTGTAAATCAGAATACGCAATTTTGGCTCTAATAGAGCTAGCAACTCATTACCAAAGCGGGGAACCGCTGCAAATTCGACAGATAGCGACACAACAAAATATACCAGACCGCTATCTAGAACAACTGCTAGCAACTTTGAGGCGTGGAGGTATACTGAAAAGCCAGCGTGGCTCAAAGGGCGGTTATCTGTTGGCGCGAGAACCTTGGAAAATAACTCTTTTCGAGATTTTGAATTGTTTAGAAGGGTTAGATGTGGGCATAGGTGAGGAAGACATCAACCCGAAAACTCTAGACAGTGGTGTTGTCGAAGAGATCTGGCAAGAAGCAAGGGTGGCGGCAAACGCAGTTTTGCAAAAGTACACGCTTGCAGAACTCTGTGAAAAACGCGATTCTCGACGACAGTTGGACATAATGTACTACATCTAG